GAAGTACTGGGGTACGATTTATGGCAACTGGTTCAAAATGGCCCCCAGGAAGATCTGAATATGACCGAGGTAACCCAGCCGGCTCTGCTGGCTTCGAGTGTTGCCACTTGGCGGGTGTGGCAAGCGCTGCAGGGGCCAAAGCCTGCGATGATGGCCGGGCATAGTCTCGGGGAGTGGTCTGCGTTGGTGTGTGCCGGCGTTGTTGCTTTCGGTGATGCCATTAAATTAGTGCGCCTGCGTGGTAAATATATGCAGGAAGCTGTACCAGCAGGCGTTGGTGCAATGGCCGCAATTATCGGTCTCGAAGATGAACAAGTTGAAACCGCATGCAGTGCTGCCAGTAATGCGCAAGACATAGTCGCTCCGGTAAATTACAATTCGCCCGGCCAATTAGTGATTGCTGGGCATTCCGCTGCAGTAGATGCTGCGATGCTGATGTGTAAAGAAGCTGGCGCAAAACGGGCCTTGCCCTTGGCCGTGAGTGCGCCGTTTCACACTCAGTTGATGACACCTGCTGCGCAACGCCTTGCAGATGAAATTAAGAATACCGTGTTTAAACAGCCTGAAGTGCCCGTAGTGCACAATGTCAGTGCTGAAAGTTTGGATGACCCCGCTGCAATTCAAGAGATTATTATTACCCAAATTTATTCTGCGGTGCGCTGGGTGGCTTGTGTCAGAACGTTAACGACAGCGGGCATTACCGCCACTGTAGAATGCGGCCCTGGCAAAGTATTGTCTGGTTTAAACAAGCGTATAGACCGCTCCATTAACACTTTAAACACCGATGGCGAGACGGCTCTG
The DNA window shown above is from Alteromonadaceae bacterium 2753L.S.0a.02 and carries:
- a CDS encoding [acyl-carrier-protein] S-malonyltransferase codes for the protein MSYSDLAFVFPGQGSQKVGMLADLAENHPIVKQTFLEASEVLGYDLWQLVQNGPQEDLNMTEVTQPALLASSVATWRVWQALQGPKPAMMAGHSLGEWSALVCAGVVAFGDAIKLVRLRGKYMQEAVPAGVGAMAAIIGLEDEQVETACSAASNAQDIVAPVNYNSPGQLVIAGHSAAVDAAMLMCKEAGAKRALPLAVSAPFHTQLMTPAAQRLADEIKNTVFKQPEVPVVHNVSAESLDDPAAIQEIIITQIYSAVRWVACVRTLTTAGITATVECGPGKVLSGLNKRIDRSINTLNTDGETALQNSLSALRESGE